The following coding sequences lie in one Bacteroides helcogenes P 36-108 genomic window:
- a CDS encoding sensor histidine kinase, with translation MERKKHILFFLYGIVIISLSLITFGCAYNIVSGKSLQENFTYQFLLNLPIGIAIGLLDFGVINVMYKKHRIKNNALQILLDWTVTTLLCILISFSLNYLISGTAHSIGHILKYSLLIIPWNLTIVLLIEIFFYSLRQTEIEKERALYQFQMLKNQINPHFLFNSLNVLASLAYQDAAKTNLFTKKLSNVYRYLLSTHERQTVTLKEELQFVDSYLYLEQIRFGETLQVIIEDDGQNRNKAVIPASLQMLVENALKHNVSSSKSPLIIHITISNNGVMVSNKLQLRNCVAKNGMGLCNLKKQYSLYNKEVSIAITETYFIVKIPFIE, from the coding sequence ATGGAACGAAAAAAGCACATACTTTTCTTTCTCTACGGCATAGTAATCATTTCCCTTTCTCTGATTACCTTCGGCTGCGCTTACAATATAGTCAGCGGGAAGTCACTGCAAGAGAACTTCACGTACCAATTTCTGCTGAACCTCCCAATAGGCATCGCTATCGGCCTGCTCGACTTCGGAGTTATCAACGTGATGTACAAAAAACACCGGATAAAGAACAACGCACTTCAGATTCTACTTGATTGGACGGTGACTACCCTCTTGTGTATTCTGATTTCATTTTCACTCAACTACCTTATATCAGGCACTGCTCATTCCATCGGGCATATCTTAAAATACTCGTTGCTCATAATACCCTGGAATCTGACCATCGTCCTGCTGATAGAGATATTCTTCTATAGCTTGAGACAAACAGAGATAGAAAAGGAAAGAGCCTTGTATCAGTTCCAGATGTTGAAAAACCAGATAAATCCCCATTTCCTGTTCAACAGCCTTAATGTATTGGCCTCACTCGCTTATCAGGATGCGGCAAAGACCAATTTATTCACCAAAAAGCTATCCAACGTCTATCGCTATTTACTCTCTACCCATGAACGGCAAACCGTCACCCTGAAAGAAGAGCTTCAATTCGTTGACTCCTATTTATATTTAGAGCAAATACGCTTCGGAGAAACACTACAGGTCATCATTGAGGACGATGGACAAAACCGGAACAAAGCCGTCATTCCCGCAAGTCTTCAAATGCTTGTGGAGAATGCGCTCAAGCATAATGTCAGTAGTTCCAAGTCTCCACTGATTATCCATATCACAATCAGCAATAATGGAGTCATGGTTTCCAATAAATTGCAATTACGGAATTGTGTAGCCAAAAACGGAATGGGATTGTGTAATCTGAAGAAACAATATTCTCTATACAACAAAGAAGTATCTATCGCAATCACCGAAACCTACTTTATAGTCAAGATACCTTTCATTGAATAA
- a CDS encoding LytR/AlgR family response regulator transcription factor: protein MIKYLLIEDERLAYEEIKRMMQQLRPDYQLAGWAESVEQAVLLLKQGAPDLMLVDIRLSDGLSFEIFEQVAIDTPVIFTTAYDEYALKAFKVNGIDYLLKPIEESDLETALCKFERHNSLRTVTPEFKRLEHEYLAANKKNRFLVQIGDVFQYVETADIAFFYSEEKYTYLHLFSNKRYIINYSLDQLEQMTDHSLFFRASRNCITNIKAIKKSSRYFGSRLKLYLHPECPHEILVSRSRAGDFLKWIDGTV, encoded by the coding sequence ATGATAAAATATCTATTGATAGAAGATGAGCGCTTGGCTTATGAAGAGATAAAACGGATGATGCAACAACTGCGCCCGGACTATCAGTTGGCAGGTTGGGCGGAAAGTGTGGAACAAGCCGTCTTGCTCCTCAAACAAGGTGCGCCGGATTTAATGCTCGTCGATATACGCCTGTCGGACGGCCTCAGCTTTGAGATATTCGAGCAAGTCGCCATCGACACCCCCGTTATCTTCACCACGGCTTACGATGAATACGCCCTCAAAGCATTCAAGGTAAACGGCATAGATTATCTGCTGAAGCCCATCGAAGAGAGTGATTTGGAAACCGCACTATGCAAATTCGAGCGACACAATTCATTGCGTACCGTCACTCCCGAATTCAAGCGGTTGGAACATGAATACCTTGCAGCAAACAAGAAAAACCGCTTTCTGGTACAGATAGGAGATGTGTTTCAATATGTAGAAACGGCAGACATCGCCTTCTTCTACAGTGAAGAGAAATACACCTATCTGCATCTGTTCTCAAACAAAAGATACATCATCAATTATTCATTGGACCAGTTGGAACAGATGACAGACCACAGTCTGTTTTTCCGTGCTTCGAGAAACTGCATTACCAATATCAAAGCCATCAAAAAGAGTTCCAGATACTTCGGCAGCCGGTTGAAGCTATACTTGCATCCGGAATGCCCGCATGAAATCTTAGTCAGCCGCAGCCGTGCAGGTGACTTTCTGAAGTGGATAGACGGAACCGTATAA
- a CDS encoding DUF6268 family outer membrane beta-barrel protein — protein MIKKHYGALYRAEKIGRGKAIHQILHFIPLILHFIGRQLPCGFVRTIFARNKNERFMKTVFVSSIVVLACAASSVCCHAQGYVSYDYISASTLKDKSGNEWGSGSMQIMSGSYNIPISVKHNDKGEVQAWSVSLYGAYGILDNQGQARELNPDRLFNGSLNVSHIRPISKKWSIIASIGGGIYAPTHEIAFRSILVNGGIIFVHKLNKNLDLGIGAGLTNSYGIPMVLPMLYLKWMKTGRYEFTINMSNGLKVAASTWLSKKIKIELAAIEMDGMSAVTKVEGKSKIYSTVMIKSSISPSYQITPKASIYAGIGGNWARGVSISDRSIKGFANNFKENNGNREFGVSLRVTTGIRYRF, from the coding sequence ATGATAAAGAAACACTACGGTGCTCTATATCGGGCGGAAAAGATTGGCCGAGGTAAGGCCATTCATCAAATTCTGCACTTCATACCACTCATCCTGCACTTCATCGGCAGGCAGTTGCCTTGCGGCTTCGTCCGGACTATCTTTGCCAGAAATAAAAATGAACGGTTTATGAAAACAGTTTTCGTTTCTTCTATTGTAGTATTAGCATGTGCAGCATCTTCGGTTTGCTGCCACGCACAAGGGTATGTCAGCTATGATTACATCTCTGCCAGCACTCTCAAAGACAAGTCGGGCAATGAATGGGGTTCGGGAAGCATGCAAATCATGTCGGGGAGCTATAATATTCCGATTTCCGTGAAACACAATGACAAAGGAGAAGTACAAGCCTGGAGCGTCAGTCTTTACGGCGCTTACGGCATTCTCGACAATCAAGGACAGGCAAGGGAGCTGAATCCTGACAGACTATTCAATGGAAGTCTGAATGTATCCCATATCAGGCCGATATCGAAGAAATGGAGTATCATCGCTTCGATAGGAGGCGGCATTTATGCACCCACCCATGAAATTGCTTTCCGCAGCATCTTGGTCAACGGGGGCATCATATTTGTGCATAAACTGAACAAGAACCTGGATTTGGGAATTGGAGCCGGACTTACCAACTCCTACGGCATCCCGATGGTACTGCCCATGCTCTACCTGAAATGGATGAAGACCGGACGATATGAGTTCACGATAAACATGTCCAACGGGCTGAAAGTAGCGGCATCAACATGGCTGAGCAAAAAGATAAAGATAGAGTTGGCGGCCATAGAGATGGATGGGATGTCGGCCGTAACAAAGGTTGAAGGGAAGTCGAAGATTTACTCCACCGTCATGATAAAATCATCCATCAGCCCTTCATACCAAATCACTCCGAAAGCCAGCATCTATGCAGGGATAGGAGGCAATTGGGCAAGAGGGGTAAGTATATCCGACCGCAGCATAAAAGGATTTGCCAACAACTTTAAAGAGAATAACGGCAACCGTGAATTCGGCGTTTCCCTGCGAGTCACCACCGGTATCCGATACCGCTTCTAA
- a CDS encoding AraC family transcriptional regulator, whose amino-acid sequence MDETIIPYELPEAEDHSFFFVDVQIAPRLEAKLHQHDAWELYCVMQGHGNRLTGDALQPFAAGDVVLIPPSMLHRWEYEPSSADHSGCIRYLMVAFSHSLVARCMETFPELRNRLAGPAFPTDALKFGQESSRILRQTLSRMNGMDDLGRLCEMLRLLPVIFTSRDHTSAGSPVSIERNVRRMQQICTYVMTHYVHPILLDDIAAEVGMNRSAFCTYFKRSKGMTFSQFVTQYRLNTACELLKHSQRQVSEICFTVGFNDLPHFVRVFTTAMGVSPSKYRKQHQAELIQPIPPIQ is encoded by the coding sequence ATGGACGAAACCATCATCCCCTACGAGCTGCCCGAAGCAGAAGACCACTCCTTCTTCTTTGTGGACGTACAGATAGCCCCCCGCCTGGAGGCCAAGCTGCACCAGCATGATGCTTGGGAACTGTACTGTGTGATGCAGGGACACGGCAACCGGCTGACGGGAGATGCCTTGCAGCCTTTCGCGGCGGGAGACGTGGTGCTGATACCGCCGTCCATGCTCCACAGGTGGGAGTATGAACCTTCATCGGCCGACCATAGCGGCTGCATCCGTTACCTGATGGTCGCTTTCAGTCATTCTCTGGTAGCAAGGTGCATGGAGACGTTTCCCGAACTGCGCAATCGACTGGCGGGACCGGCCTTTCCCACAGATGCGCTGAAGTTCGGCCAAGAGAGTTCCCGCATCCTCCGCCAAACGCTGTCGCGGATGAACGGGATGGACGACTTGGGACGCTTGTGCGAGATGCTACGCCTGCTGCCCGTCATCTTCACCTCGCGCGACCACACTTCCGCAGGCAGCCCCGTGAGCATAGAACGCAATGTGAGGCGTATGCAGCAAATCTGCACCTACGTGATGACACACTATGTACACCCCATTCTGCTGGACGACATTGCAGCGGAGGTGGGCATGAACCGTTCCGCCTTCTGTACGTATTTCAAGCGCAGCAAAGGCATGACCTTCTCGCAGTTCGTCACCCAATACCGCCTGAACACAGCCTGCGAACTATTGAAACATTCGCAGAGGCAAGTATCGGAAATATGCTTCACGGTGGGCTTCAACGACCTGCCCCACTTCGTGCGGGTATTCACGACTGCGATGGGAGTATCGCCCTCCAAATACCGGAAGCAGCATCAGGCGGAGCTTATCCAGCCCATCCCCCCAATACAGTGA
- a CDS encoding DUF1848 domain-containing protein produces the protein MIINTGGRTDTVNYYSEWLLRRFEEGTVYSRNPLFPNHVTAYRLDPSVVDCVVFCSKNYRPILADLHRIADRFRVFCHYTITAYGSDVEPNVPSIDESIETLIELSRLVGREKIAWRYDPVLLTARYTIGHHLRTFDYLASRLSPHVGFCVFSFVEMYKRLDRNMPELIPLTDADKLLLAKGMGETARKYGLRLQTCGTVEAYAQYGICRSGCMTTANLGDALECKFKAMAHKGTRIGCQCMPTRDIGAYNTCLNGCKYCYANKKPELAAENFRLHDPSSPLLLGHVKPTDIIKEATQRSFICG, from the coding sequence ATGATAATCAATACAGGCGGACGGACAGATACCGTCAACTATTACAGCGAGTGGCTGCTGCGGCGCTTTGAAGAGGGCACTGTGTACTCGCGCAACCCGCTGTTCCCCAACCACGTCACCGCCTACCGGCTCGACCCCTCGGTGGTGGATTGCGTGGTGTTCTGCTCCAAGAACTACCGCCCCATCCTGGCCGACCTGCACCGGATAGCCGACCGCTTCCGCGTCTTCTGCCACTACACCATCACGGCATACGGCAGCGATGTGGAGCCCAATGTCCCGTCCATCGACGAGAGCATCGAAACGCTGATAGAACTTTCGCGACTGGTGGGTCGTGAGAAGATAGCCTGGCGATACGACCCGGTGCTGCTGACGGCCCGCTACACCATCGGCCACCACCTCCGGACGTTCGACTACCTGGCGTCCCGCCTTTCGCCCCACGTCGGTTTCTGCGTCTTCAGTTTCGTGGAGATGTACAAACGGCTCGACCGCAACATGCCCGAACTGATACCCCTGACCGATGCCGACAAGCTGCTTCTGGCCAAAGGCATGGGGGAGACGGCGCGTAAGTACGGCCTGCGCTTGCAGACCTGCGGCACGGTGGAGGCTTATGCCCAATATGGCATCTGCCGGTCCGGATGCATGACGACCGCCAACCTCGGTGATGCTTTGGAGTGCAAGTTCAAGGCTATGGCGCACAAAGGTACGCGGATAGGCTGCCAATGTATGCCCACCCGCGACATAGGCGCCTACAACACCTGCCTGAACGGCTGCAAGTATTGCTATGCCAACAAGAAACCGGAATTGGCGGCGGAGAACTTCCGGCTGCACGACCCGTCTTCACCACTGCTCCTGGGGCACGTGAAGCCCACCGACATCATAAAGGAAGCCACGCAGAGAAGCTTCATCTGCGGGTGA
- a CDS encoding LemA family protein, whose product MKKSTLIIIAVVAILAIWGVSGYNGLVSMDENVSGQWSNVETQYQRRADLIPNLVSTVKGYAAHEQETLEGVVQARSAATQIKVDANDLTPEKLAEYQKAQGAVTSALGKLLAITENYPDLKANQNFLELQAQLEGTENRINVARTNFNNAAKEFNTAIRRFPKNILAGLFGFDKRAYFEAAEGAEQAPKVEF is encoded by the coding sequence ATGAAGAAATCAACCCTTATCATCATCGCGGTGGTAGCCATCCTCGCCATTTGGGGAGTAAGCGGCTACAACGGACTCGTAAGCATGGACGAAAACGTCAGCGGACAATGGTCGAACGTGGAGACCCAATACCAACGCCGCGCCGACCTGATTCCGAACCTCGTAAGCACCGTGAAAGGCTATGCCGCACACGAGCAAGAGACACTGGAAGGCGTGGTACAGGCTCGCAGCGCCGCCACCCAAATCAAGGTGGATGCCAACGACCTGACCCCGGAGAAGCTGGCCGAATACCAGAAGGCACAAGGCGCCGTGACATCCGCCCTGGGCAAGCTGCTGGCCATCACGGAGAACTATCCCGACTTGAAAGCCAACCAGAACTTCCTGGAGCTGCAAGCCCAGTTGGAAGGCACGGAGAACCGCATCAACGTGGCACGCACCAACTTCAACAATGCCGCGAAGGAGTTCAACACCGCCATCCGCCGCTTCCCCAAGAACATCCTTGCCGGGCTCTTCGGCTTCGACAAGCGCGCCTACTTCGAGGCTGCCGAAGGTGCGGAGCAAGCCCCGAAAGTGGAATTCTAA
- a CDS encoding TPM domain-containing protein, with translation MKRILSLQILLCLFTFMQAQQVYTTRSIPKVRLQDKTHYVSNPDGILSAAACDSINRLLFALEQQTGIETVVAVVPSIGEADCFDFSHQLLNEWGVGKKGKNNGLVILLVTDQRCIQFYTGYGLEGDLPDAICKRIQTKYMIPYLKDGNWDAGMVAGIQAVCARLDGSMTNDGTDEEEDDITTILLAIFGFIAVGGVISILAIRAATKCPHCGQHKLQRSSSVLVSRRNGVRTEDVTYTCRNCGHQVVRRQQTYDENYRGRGGGSGPVIFGGGGFGGSGGFGGGSFGGGMGGGGGAGSRF, from the coding sequence ATGAAACGAATCCTCTCTTTACAAATCCTTTTATGCCTGTTCACCTTCATGCAGGCACAGCAAGTCTATACCACCCGGAGCATACCTAAAGTACGTCTGCAAGACAAGACGCACTATGTAAGCAATCCCGACGGAATACTTTCCGCAGCAGCCTGCGACAGCATCAACCGCCTGTTGTTCGCATTGGAACAGCAGACCGGCATCGAAACGGTGGTGGCCGTAGTGCCCTCCATCGGTGAGGCCGATTGCTTCGACTTCTCCCACCAGTTGCTCAACGAGTGGGGCGTGGGCAAGAAAGGCAAGAACAACGGACTGGTGATTCTACTGGTGACCGACCAACGCTGCATCCAGTTCTACACAGGCTATGGCTTGGAGGGAGACCTGCCCGATGCCATCTGCAAGCGCATACAGACGAAGTATATGATTCCCTACCTGAAAGACGGAAACTGGGACGCAGGCATGGTGGCCGGCATACAGGCCGTGTGCGCACGGCTGGACGGCAGCATGACCAACGACGGGACGGACGAAGAAGAAGACGACATCACAACCATTCTGCTCGCTATATTCGGCTTCATCGCGGTAGGCGGAGTGATTTCCATACTCGCCATCCGCGCCGCCACCAAATGCCCCCACTGCGGGCAGCATAAGCTACAACGCAGCAGCAGCGTCCTCGTGTCGCGCCGCAACGGGGTGCGGACGGAAGACGTGACCTATACCTGCCGCAACTGCGGGCATCAGGTGGTGCGCCGCCAGCAGACCTACGACGAGAACTACCGCGGACGCGGAGGCGGCAGCGGGCCTGTCATCTTCGGCGGAGGAGGCTTCGGCGGCAGTGGCGGCTTCGGCGGAGGAAGCTTCGGAGGCGGCATGGGCGGTGGCGGCGGTGCAGGCTCGCGCTTCTGA
- a CDS encoding alpha/beta hydrolase, whose translation MKKAVRYSFVSVIAVCALLLCGGYYLLGYALKPEELATRSRDIPASYEYMLSEYPELQPWVDSLQNAGALRDFYMENDRGETLHALCIAAAEPTRKTAVIVHGYTDNAVRMLMIGYLYNKVLGYNVLLPDLHGHGLSEGAEIQMGWPDRLDVLLWTATADELFGRNNEVADATGQDSASTAHEYRSNGTEMVVHGISMGAATTMMVSGEVEHGAYQQPFIKCFVEDCGYTSVWDEFQGELKERFNLPAFPLLHTASWLCKQEYKWDFREASALEQVKKCSLPMLFIHGDADTFVPTRMVYPLYEAKPEPKELWVVPGATHAKSYRKYPQEYTARIKNFVEKYIH comes from the coding sequence ATGAAGAAAGCAGTAAGATACTCATTTGTCAGCGTCATAGCCGTCTGCGCCCTCTTGCTATGTGGCGGCTATTACCTGTTGGGCTATGCGCTGAAACCGGAAGAACTGGCTACACGCAGCCGCGACATTCCGGCCTCCTACGAATATATGCTCAGCGAATATCCCGAACTGCAACCGTGGGTAGACAGTCTGCAAAACGCGGGCGCTCTGCGCGACTTCTATATGGAGAACGACCGGGGCGAGACCTTGCATGCACTTTGCATTGCCGCCGCAGAGCCCACCCGCAAAACCGCCGTCATCGTACACGGCTATACAGACAACGCTGTGCGCATGTTGATGATAGGATACCTTTATAATAAGGTATTGGGATATAACGTCCTATTGCCCGACCTCCACGGACACGGCCTGAGCGAAGGGGCAGAAATACAGATGGGGTGGCCGGACCGTCTGGACGTGTTGCTGTGGACGGCTACCGCCGATGAGCTCTTCGGCAGAAACAACGAGGTTGCCGACGCAACAGGCCAAGACTCCGCAAGCACTGCCCACGAATATCGCAGCAACGGAACCGAGATGGTAGTGCACGGCATATCTATGGGAGCCGCCACCACCATGATGGTATCCGGCGAAGTGGAGCACGGAGCCTACCAGCAACCATTCATCAAATGCTTTGTAGAAGACTGTGGCTACACCAGTGTGTGGGACGAATTTCAAGGAGAGCTGAAAGAACGGTTCAACCTGCCCGCCTTTCCATTGCTGCACACGGCAAGCTGGCTCTGCAAGCAAGAATATAAATGGGATTTCCGCGAAGCCTCCGCACTGGAGCAGGTCAAGAAATGCTCCCTGCCGATGCTTTTCATACACGGCGATGCCGACACCTTCGTACCCACCCGGATGGTCTATCCACTGTATGAAGCCAAGCCGGAGCCCAAAGAACTATGGGTAGTGCCGGGCGCTACACACGCCAAATCCTACCGGAAGTATCCGCAAGAATACACGGCACGCATCAAGAATTTTGTAGAAAAGTATATCCATTGA
- a CDS encoding shikimate dehydrogenase family protein, whose product MQKYGLIGYPLRHSFSIGYFNEKFAAENIDAEYVNFEIPRIEDFMEVIEENPNLCGLNVTIPYKEQVIPYLDELDKDAAKIGAVNVIKIIRQPKGKVKLMGCNSDIIGFTQSIEPLLQAHHKKALILGTGGASKAVHRGLENLGIESTFVSRTKKDGKFLTYEELTPEIMAEHTVIVNCTPVGMFPKVDYCPGIPYACLTPNHLLYDLLYNPNETLFMKKGEAQGATVKNGLEMLLLQAFAAWEIWNK is encoded by the coding sequence ATGCAGAAATACGGTTTAATAGGTTACCCCCTGAGACATTCGTTCTCCATCGGATACTTCAACGAGAAATTCGCGGCAGAGAACATTGATGCGGAATACGTGAACTTCGAGATTCCACGCATCGAGGACTTCATGGAAGTGATAGAGGAGAATCCCAACCTCTGCGGACTCAACGTCACCATCCCCTACAAAGAGCAAGTCATCCCCTATTTGGACGAACTGGACAAAGACGCCGCTAAAATAGGCGCAGTCAACGTGATTAAAATCATCCGCCAACCGAAAGGCAAGGTGAAGCTTATGGGATGCAATTCGGACATCATCGGATTCACGCAATCCATCGAACCGCTACTGCAAGCCCACCACAAGAAGGCACTGATTCTGGGCACAGGCGGAGCATCCAAAGCCGTGCATCGCGGACTGGAGAATCTCGGCATAGAGAGCACCTTCGTATCGCGCACCAAGAAAGACGGCAAATTCCTGACTTACGAAGAGCTGACTCCGGAAATCATGGCGGAGCATACCGTCATAGTGAACTGCACTCCCGTAGGCATGTTTCCCAAAGTAGATTATTGTCCGGGCATACCTTACGCCTGCCTCACCCCCAACCATTTGCTATACGATTTGTTGTACAATCCAAACGAAACCCTCTTCATGAAGAAAGGCGAAGCCCAGGGCGCCACCGTCAAGAACGGACTCGAGATGCTGCTATTGCAAGCCTTTGCTGCATGGGAAATTTGGAATAAATAA
- the ubiE gene encoding bifunctional demethylmenaquinone methyltransferase/2-methoxy-6-polyprenyl-1,4-benzoquinol methylase UbiE → MDYPQEHIKPYGKEGKKSELVEEMFNHIAPAYDQLNHTLSLGIDRSWRKQAIDTLRPFRPRRILDVATGTGDFAILACRELQPDSLIGTDISEGMMNVGREKVKQAHLSDKVSFAREDCTCLSFADGSFDAVTVAFGIRNFEGLDKGLSEMCRVLTPGGHLVILELSTPDRFPMKQLFTIYSKVVIPLIGKFISKDNSAYTYLPESIRAFPQGEVMQGAIRRAGFSEVRFKRLTFGICTLYVATK, encoded by the coding sequence ATGGATTACCCCCAAGAACACATCAAGCCTTACGGCAAAGAGGGCAAGAAGAGCGAACTGGTAGAAGAAATGTTCAACCACATTGCTCCCGCCTACGACCAACTGAACCATACCCTGTCTTTGGGTATAGACCGGAGTTGGCGTAAGCAGGCCATTGACACGCTTCGTCCTTTCCGCCCCCGCCGCATCTTGGATGTGGCCACGGGCACGGGCGACTTTGCCATCCTTGCCTGCCGCGAACTGCAACCCGACTCTTTGATTGGCACGGACATCTCGGAAGGCATGATGAACGTGGGGCGCGAAAAGGTAAAGCAGGCGCACCTCTCGGACAAGGTTTCCTTTGCCCGGGAGGACTGCACTTGTCTCTCGTTTGCCGACGGAAGCTTCGATGCCGTGACGGTGGCGTTCGGCATCCGCAACTTCGAAGGACTGGACAAAGGGCTATCTGAAATGTGTCGTGTGCTCACACCCGGCGGACACCTCGTCATACTGGAACTCTCCACGCCCGACCGCTTCCCGATGAAGCAGCTATTCACCATCTATTCCAAAGTCGTCATTCCCCTGATTGGCAAGTTTATCTCAAAAGACAACAGTGCCTACACCTATCTGCCTGAGAGCATCCGCGCCTTTCCGCAAGGCGAGGTGATGCAGGGAGCCATCCGGCGGGCAGGCTTCAGCGAAGTCCGCTTCAAGCGGCTGACCTTCGGGATATGCACGCTTTATGTGGCAACAAAATAG
- a CDS encoding phosphoribosylaminoimidazolesuccinocarboxamide synthase produces MKALTATEFNFPGQQSVYHGKVRDVYNINGEKLVMVATDRISAFDVVLPKGIPFKGQMLNQIAAKFLDATTDICPNWKMATPDPMVTVGVMCEGFPVEMIVRGYLCGSAWRAYKGGVREICGVKLPEGMKENQKFPEPIITPTTKAEIGEHDADISKEEILAKGLATPEEYATLEKYTLALFKRGTEIAAERGLILVDTKYEFGKHNGTIYLMDEIHTPDSSRYFYSEGYEERFLKGEPQKQLSKEFVREWLMDNGFQGQAGQQVPEMTDEIVTGISERYIELYEHITGEKFVKEDTSNITARIEKNVTEYLK; encoded by the coding sequence ATGAAAGCATTAACAGCAACAGAATTCAATTTCCCCGGTCAGCAAAGCGTGTACCACGGAAAAGTGCGTGATGTGTACAACATCAACGGTGAAAAGTTAGTGATGGTAGCTACCGACCGTATTTCGGCCTTCGACGTAGTATTGCCGAAAGGCATCCCTTTCAAGGGACAAATGCTGAACCAGATAGCAGCCAAGTTCCTCGATGCCACCACCGACATCTGTCCCAACTGGAAGATGGCTACACCCGACCCGATGGTGACCGTAGGCGTGATGTGCGAAGGATTCCCCGTAGAAATGATCGTGCGCGGCTACCTCTGCGGCAGCGCATGGCGTGCCTACAAAGGCGGTGTGCGCGAAATCTGCGGTGTGAAGCTGCCCGAAGGCATGAAGGAGAACCAGAAGTTCCCCGAGCCCATCATCACCCCGACCACCAAAGCTGAAATCGGCGAGCACGATGCCGACATTTCCAAAGAGGAAATCCTCGCCAAAGGCCTTGCCACTCCCGAAGAGTACGCCACATTAGAGAAATACACCCTCGCCCTTTTCAAGCGCGGCACGGAAATCGCTGCGGAGCGTGGCTTGATTCTCGTGGATACCAAATACGAATTCGGCAAGCACAACGGTACTATCTACCTGATGGACGAAATACATACGCCGGACTCCAGCCGCTACTTCTACAGCGAAGGCTACGAAGAACGCTTCCTGAAAGGCGAACCGCAAAAGCAGCTTTCCAAAGAGTTTGTACGCGAATGGTTGATGGACAACGGATTTCAGGGACAGGCCGGACAGCAAGTACCCGAAATGACGGATGAAATCGTGACCGGCATCAGCGAGCGCTACATCGAACTGTACGAGCACATCACCGGTGAGAAGTTCGTGAAAGAAGATACGAGCAACATCACCGCACGCATCGAGAAGAACGTAACGGAATACTTGAAATAA